A single window of Methanoregula sp. DNA harbors:
- a CDS encoding NusA-like transcription termination signal-binding factor — MERNIGFKERRYIEELRILTKSTALDCVIDDRFERVIYVIRRGDMGLAIGKKGENIKRLQNVLGKRIEMVEYDDAPDTFIANIFKPAEVAGIDRTSDNGPVHVLLKKKNDLGIAIGKGGCNIEKARILCRRFFGIDVGEVLLAPVEP, encoded by the coding sequence ATGGAGCGCAATATCGGTTTTAAGGAACGCAGGTATATTGAGGAATTAAGGATCCTCACCAAATCCACCGCGCTTGACTGCGTCATAGACGACCGGTTCGAGAGGGTCATCTACGTGATCCGGCGGGGTGATATGGGGCTTGCAATCGGGAAGAAAGGTGAGAACATCAAACGGCTCCAGAACGTGCTGGGCAAGAGAATCGAGATGGTGGAATATGACGATGCTCCCGACACGTTTATTGCAAACATTTTCAAACCCGCGGAGGTGGCCGGGATCGATCGTACATCTGACAACGGCCCGGTCCATGTGCTGTTGAAAAAGAAAAACGATCTTGGGATTGCGATCGGCAAGGGCGGGTGCAATATCGAAAAAGCACGGATTCTCTGCCGCAGGTTCTTTGGGATTGATGTAGGAGAGGTGCTCCTTGCACCTGTGGAACCATGA
- the hisE gene encoding phosphoribosyl-ATP diphosphatase codes for MKKTIDPSVIAEIWSVINERAERPSEQSYTSRLLTDEKGIDRVLEKVGEEATEFILAVKNGIPERTSEEAADLLFHILVALRAANVDIADVFCELEHRRK; via the coding sequence ATGAAAAAGACAATCGATCCTTCCGTCATTGCCGAGATCTGGAGCGTGATTAATGAGCGGGCAGAACGCCCGTCGGAGCAGTCCTATACGAGCCGGCTGCTCACCGATGAGAAAGGGATTGACCGGGTACTGGAAAAGGTCGGCGAGGAGGCAACCGAGTTCATTCTCGCAGTAAAAAATGGCATACCGGAACGCACCAGCGAAGAAGCGGCAGACCTGCTCTTCCACATTCTGGTCGCACTCCGTGCAGCAAATGTCGACATTGCAGATGTTTTTTGTGAGCTCGAACACCG